In one Thermanaerovibrio velox DSM 12556 genomic region, the following are encoded:
- a CDS encoding BMC domain-containing protein → MSNNMQALGMIETKGLVGAVEAADAMVKAANVTLIGKVMVGGGLVTVMVRGDVGAVKAATDAGAAAASKVGELISVHVIPRPHPEVEFILPSLDQSKPQGA, encoded by the coding sequence ATGAGCAACAACATGCAGGCGCTGGGGATGATAGAGACCAAGGGTTTGGTGGGGGCGGTTGAGGCGGCGGATGCCATGGTGAAGGCGGCCAACGTGACGTTGATAGGCAAGGTGATGGTTGGGGGCGGGCTGGTTACGGTCATGGTGAGGGGAGATGTCGGCGCTGTGAAGGCCGCCACCGACGCGGGGGCTGCGGCGGCGAGCAAGGTTGGGGAGCTGATCTCGGTGCACGTCATCCCGAGGCCCCATCCGGAGGTGGAGTTCATCCTTCCCAGCCTGGATCAGTCGAAGCCCCAGGGGGCATAG
- a CDS encoding ethanolamine ammonia-lyase subunit EutB: MKLKTRLFGRVYQFRSVKEVLAKANEEKSGDRLAGIIAESMEERVAAKQVLANLTVGDLRENPVVPYEEDEVTRIIQDDVNERIFGEIRNWTIGELREWILSDRTNGEDIRRVSRGLTSEVVAGVAKLMSNLDLIYGASKIRVPAHCNTTIGLPGTLASRLQPNHPTDDVEGIRASIFEGLSYGVGDAVIGLNPVDDTVENVKKILHSFQEIKERYEIPTQMCVLAHVSTQMEAVRQGAPTDLFFQSIAGSQKGNEAFGITAHMLEEAMELAARQGTSVGPNFMYFETGQGSELSSDAHFGADQVTMEARCYGFAKRFKPFLVNTVVGFIGPEYLYDSKQVIRAGLEDHFMGKLTGIPMGCDACYTNHMKADQNDIENLAVLLTAAGCNYFMGIPHGDDVMLNYQCTSYHDTPTLRQLLKVRPIPEFECWLERWGIMENGTLTDRAGDASIFC; encoded by the coding sequence GTGAAGCTGAAGACCAGGCTTTTCGGTCGGGTGTACCAGTTTAGGAGCGTGAAGGAGGTTCTCGCCAAGGCTAACGAGGAGAAGTCGGGGGACCGCCTGGCGGGGATAATCGCCGAGTCCATGGAGGAGCGGGTGGCGGCCAAGCAGGTGTTGGCGAACCTGACGGTGGGGGATCTGAGGGAGAACCCGGTGGTGCCCTATGAGGAGGATGAGGTCACCAGGATAATCCAGGACGACGTTAATGAGAGGATCTTTGGGGAGATACGCAACTGGACCATTGGGGAGCTTCGTGAATGGATATTATCTGACCGCACCAATGGGGAGGACATAAGGCGGGTAAGCCGGGGTCTTACCAGCGAGGTGGTGGCGGGGGTGGCGAAGCTCATGAGCAACCTGGATCTCATCTACGGGGCCAGCAAGATCCGAGTTCCCGCCCACTGCAACACCACCATAGGGCTACCGGGGACCCTTGCGTCCCGGCTTCAGCCCAATCATCCTACCGATGACGTGGAGGGTATAAGGGCATCCATATTCGAGGGTCTGTCCTACGGGGTTGGGGATGCGGTGATAGGGCTTAACCCGGTGGACGACACGGTGGAGAACGTGAAGAAGATCCTGCACAGTTTCCAGGAGATCAAGGAGAGGTATGAGATACCGACGCAGATGTGCGTTTTGGCGCACGTCAGCACCCAGATGGAGGCGGTGCGTCAAGGGGCGCCCACGGACCTGTTCTTCCAGAGCATAGCGGGTTCTCAGAAGGGGAACGAGGCCTTTGGCATAACCGCCCACATGCTGGAGGAGGCGATGGAGCTGGCGGCCCGGCAGGGCACGTCCGTGGGTCCTAACTTCATGTACTTTGAGACCGGTCAGGGGTCGGAGCTCTCATCGGATGCTCACTTTGGGGCGGACCAAGTTACCATGGAGGCCCGCTGTTACGGTTTTGCCAAGCGGTTCAAGCCCTTCCTTGTGAACACCGTGGTGGGCTTCATAGGTCCCGAGTACCTTTACGACAGCAAGCAGGTGATAAGGGCTGGCCTTGAGGATCATTTCATGGGGAAGCTCACGGGGATCCCTATGGGATGTGACGCCTGCTACACCAACCACATGAAGGCGGACCAGAACGACATAGAGAACCTGGCGGTCCTTCTTACTGCCGCGGGATGCAACTACTTCATGGGGATACCTCACGGGGACGATGTGATGCTCAACTACCAGTGCACCAGCTACCACGACACCCCCACGCTGAGGCAGCTGCTGAAGGTGCGCCCCATACCTGAGTTCGAGTGCTGGCTGGAGAGATGGGGGATCATGGAGAACGGCACCCTGACCGACCGGGCCGGGGATGCTTCCATCTTCTGCTGA
- the ptsP gene encoding phosphoenolpyruvate--protein phosphotransferase: MNSLASSEQLTVKGLPISPGLAKGVILRIHQRPFQQTGAPQVNSEYDKQRFREAQEKAIEQLKALADSTKATLGPEKAAIFDAHQLMIQDPMLVDAILAAIMQGQCLEDAVVEATLSIKAQFDALDDPYFKERAADILDIGQRLFRIITGGEDISQIDDKQDYVIVTDELAPSDAAVLGIKRNVKGVVTAQGGPTSHSAILLKALEIPAVSGIPMDDSFQRGNTILVDGVGGEVILFPSREVEEAFDRRIKAQEETRLRLKELKGKPSVTKDGISVLLFGNIASPKDTQKVLNFGGTGVGLFRTEFLFMGRSDSPSEEEQFQAYSEALKSMAPHPVIIRTLDAGGDKDVPYIKGLVGEEANPFLGLRAIRICMEYREIFMTQLRALARASAFGNLKIMLPMVTSLWEIRTARAMLAEAVLSVKDAGHKVAENIDLGIMIEVPAAAASAHVLAKEVDFFSVGTNDLVQYTLAVDRQNPRLLQWYEPFHPAVIALLENTARAAHEANIELGMCGEMAGDPLALPLLVALGFHELSMSAPRIPWIQDYLMRLTKDRCLELFQKVRSMDSGSSIREELTRFMEEHQG, translated from the coding sequence TTGAATTCTCTAGCTTCCAGTGAACAGCTCACCGTTAAAGGACTGCCCATTTCCCCGGGCTTGGCAAAAGGGGTCATCCTGAGGATCCACCAAAGGCCCTTCCAACAGACCGGCGCTCCTCAGGTCAACTCCGAGTACGACAAGCAGCGCTTCCGGGAGGCCCAGGAGAAGGCCATCGAACAGCTAAAGGCCCTGGCGGACTCCACCAAGGCCACCTTGGGACCTGAGAAGGCCGCCATCTTCGACGCCCACCAGCTCATGATCCAAGACCCCATGCTTGTGGACGCCATACTGGCCGCCATAATGCAGGGCCAGTGCCTGGAGGACGCGGTGGTGGAGGCCACACTCTCCATAAAGGCCCAGTTCGACGCCCTGGACGACCCCTACTTCAAGGAACGGGCGGCGGACATCCTGGACATCGGCCAGAGGCTCTTCAGGATAATCACCGGCGGAGAGGACATAAGCCAGATCGATGACAAACAGGACTACGTAATAGTCACCGACGAGCTGGCCCCCTCCGATGCGGCGGTGCTGGGCATAAAACGAAACGTCAAGGGAGTCGTCACCGCCCAGGGAGGCCCCACCAGCCACTCCGCCATACTCCTCAAGGCCCTGGAGATACCGGCGGTCTCGGGGATACCCATGGACGACAGCTTCCAAAGGGGCAACACCATCCTGGTGGACGGGGTGGGCGGAGAGGTCATCCTGTTCCCCTCCCGCGAGGTGGAGGAGGCCTTCGACAGGCGCATCAAGGCCCAGGAGGAAACCCGCCTCAGGCTCAAGGAACTGAAGGGGAAGCCCAGCGTCACCAAGGACGGCATATCCGTCCTCCTCTTCGGCAACATCGCCTCCCCAAAGGACACCCAAAAGGTGCTTAACTTCGGCGGCACCGGGGTGGGACTCTTCCGGACCGAGTTCCTGTTCATGGGACGCTCGGACTCCCCCTCCGAAGAGGAGCAGTTCCAGGCCTACAGCGAGGCCCTTAAGTCCATGGCTCCACACCCGGTCATAATCCGGACCCTGGACGCCGGGGGCGATAAAGACGTGCCCTACATAAAGGGCCTGGTGGGAGAAGAGGCCAACCCGTTCCTGGGGCTTAGGGCCATAAGGATCTGCATGGAGTACCGGGAGATCTTCATGACCCAACTGCGGGCCCTGGCCAGGGCCTCCGCCTTCGGAAACCTCAAGATAATGCTACCCATGGTCACAAGCCTCTGGGAGATAAGGACCGCCAGGGCCATGCTGGCGGAGGCGGTGCTCAGCGTAAAGGACGCGGGACATAAGGTGGCGGAAAACATCGATCTCGGCATAATGATAGAGGTCCCCGCCGCCGCCGCCTCAGCCCACGTACTGGCCAAAGAGGTGGACTTCTTCTCCGTGGGGACCAACGACCTCGTCCAGTACACCCTGGCGGTGGACCGGCAGAACCCAAGGCTCCTCCAATGGTACGAACCGTTCCACCCGGCGGTCATAGCCCTCCTGGAGAACACCGCAAGGGCCGCCCACGAGGCTAACATAGAGCTCGGCATGTGCGGGGAGATGGCGGGAGACCCACTGGCATTGCCCCTGTTGGTCGCCCTGGGCTTCCACGAACTCTCCATGTCCGCCCCTCGAATACCTTGGATACAGGACTACCTCATGCGGCTCACCAAGGACCGCTGCCTGGAGCTGTTCCAAAAGGTCCGCTCCATGGACTCCGGCTCATCCATAAGAGAGGAGCTCACCCGCTTCATGGAGGAACACCAGGGGTGA
- the eutC gene encoding ethanolamine ammonia-lyase subunit EutC, producing MVTELELKQLVKEILMEMGSLEEPGQRVVVEPPSSGSGEDALGLDDEGLPDLTKLDIRKHCLVPEPKDPKALMAMKEKTPARIGVWRAGPRYKTETLLRFRADHAAAQDAVFSDISEEFLRSNDLKVVQTLCSDKDQFLTRPDLGRRFSDESKGAIKSMVPQPPKVLVYLSDGLSTTAVEANGMDTFKAVSQVLESKGIKLPKPFFVKYGRVPAMDVVSEVTGAEVVCVLIGERPGLVTAESMSAYITYRGTVGMPEAKRTVVSNIHSGGTPAVEAGGYIGEIIKLMLEKKVSGIDLKL from the coding sequence ATGGTGACGGAACTTGAGCTTAAACAGCTGGTGAAGGAGATACTAATGGAGATGGGTTCCTTGGAGGAGCCGGGGCAGCGGGTTGTCGTGGAACCCCCGTCGTCGGGCTCCGGGGAGGATGCCCTTGGCTTGGATGACGAGGGCTTGCCCGATCTTACCAAGCTTGACATAAGGAAGCATTGTCTTGTGCCGGAGCCTAAGGACCCGAAGGCCCTGATGGCCATGAAGGAGAAGACCCCGGCGAGGATAGGGGTTTGGAGGGCGGGACCCCGTTACAAGACCGAGACGCTGCTGCGTTTCAGGGCGGACCACGCGGCCGCCCAGGACGCGGTGTTCAGCGACATATCCGAGGAGTTCCTGCGGAGCAACGACCTTAAGGTCGTACAAACCCTATGTTCCGATAAGGATCAGTTCCTCACCAGGCCGGACCTGGGCAGGAGGTTTTCCGACGAGTCCAAGGGGGCCATAAAGTCCATGGTGCCCCAGCCTCCCAAGGTTTTGGTCTACCTTTCTGATGGGCTCAGCACCACTGCGGTGGAGGCCAATGGGATGGACACCTTCAAGGCCGTGTCGCAGGTTCTTGAGTCAAAGGGAATCAAGTTACCGAAGCCCTTCTTTGTGAAGTACGGGAGGGTCCCCGCCATGGACGTGGTATCCGAGGTGACCGGAGCAGAGGTGGTGTGCGTGCTCATCGGTGAGCGTCCAGGGCTGGTCACCGCGGAGAGCATGTCCGCCTACATAACCTACCGGGGCACCGTGGGGATGCCCGAGGCGAAACGCACCGTTGTCTCTAACATCCACTCCGGTGGCACCCCGGCGGTGGAGGCGGGGGGCTACATAGGGGAGATCATAAAGCTGATGCTGGAGAAGAAGGTAAGCGGGATAGATCTAAAGCTTTAA
- a CDS encoding BMC domain-containing protein, with protein MGCGDALTGKALGMVEVFGMLGAVEAADSALKAASVTLLGALKVKGGIVTVLVAGDVASVRAAVDAAAASVGKVGVRMRGVHVIPRPHWEVWGMLAPGSSPEDGASSSAADEALSDEAPSSGPLEVSRGADEPGKPEVRETGPSLDLSELEALTVMELRRLARSLPVGMSRKRIKFASKEELLRELRSLTERGGGDGSAG; from the coding sequence ATGGGTTGCGGTGATGCTCTCACCGGCAAGGCCCTCGGCATGGTGGAGGTGTTTGGGATGCTGGGGGCGGTGGAGGCGGCGGACTCGGCCCTGAAGGCTGCGTCGGTGACCCTTCTGGGGGCCCTCAAGGTCAAGGGTGGCATTGTCACGGTCCTGGTGGCGGGGGACGTGGCCTCCGTGAGGGCCGCTGTGGACGCTGCGGCCGCCTCGGTGGGTAAGGTGGGGGTGAGGATGAGGGGGGTGCACGTTATCCCCCGTCCCCATTGGGAGGTTTGGGGCATGTTGGCCCCGGGGTCTTCCCCGGAGGATGGGGCGTCTTCTTCAGCGGCGGATGAAGCTTTGAGTGACGAAGCCCCGTCTTCAGGGCCGCTGGAGGTGTCCCGTGGAGCTGACGAACCGGGCAAGCCGGAGGTGCGGGAAACGGGGCCTTCGCTTGACCTTTCGGAACTGGAGGCCCTGACGGTGATGGAGCTCAGGAGGCTTGCGAGATCGCTTCCGGTGGGTATGAGCCGGAAGAGGATAAAGTTCGCCTCCAAGGAGGAGCTTTTGCGGGAGCTAAGGTCGTTGACGGAACGGGGAGGAGGTGACGGGAGTGCAGGTTAG
- the eutL gene encoding ethanolamine utilization microcompartment protein EutL, with protein sequence MKGDPLKARLLSVKIIPNVNPDMASALGLRPDQRSLGMVTADSDDVTYTALDEATKKADVEVVYAKSFYGGAANANTKLAGEIIGIIAGPNPAEVRSGLNAIADFIENEAWFVSANDDDTIPYYAHCISRTGSYLSKVAGIKEGEALAYLIAPPLEAMYALDAALKAADVRLAAFYGPPSETNFGGGLLTGSQSACKAACDAFAQAVIFVAENPLLF encoded by the coding sequence ATGAAGGGAGATCCCCTGAAGGCGAGACTTTTGAGCGTGAAGATAATCCCCAACGTTAACCCGGACATGGCATCCGCCCTTGGCCTTAGGCCCGACCAGAGGAGCCTTGGTATGGTCACCGCGGACAGCGACGATGTGACGTACACCGCCCTGGATGAGGCCACCAAGAAGGCGGACGTGGAGGTTGTGTACGCCAAGTCCTTCTACGGAGGTGCTGCTAACGCCAACACCAAGCTGGCCGGGGAGATCATAGGCATCATAGCCGGTCCCAACCCGGCGGAGGTCCGAAGCGGCCTTAACGCCATAGCGGACTTCATAGAGAACGAGGCATGGTTCGTTTCCGCAAACGATGACGATACGATCCCCTACTATGCCCATTGCATATCCAGGACTGGAAGCTACCTGTCCAAGGTGGCGGGGATAAAGGAGGGGGAGGCCCTGGCTTACCTCATAGCCCCTCCGTTGGAGGCCATGTACGCCCTGGATGCGGCTTTGAAGGCCGCGGACGTTAGGTTGGCGGCTTTCTACGGTCCCCCCTCGGAGACCAACTTCGGCGGGGGATTGCTCACCGGTTCTCAGTCCGCCTGTAAGGCCGCCTGCGACGCCTTTGCCCAGGCGGTGATCTTCGTGGCCGAGAACCCGCTGCTCTTCTAA
- a CDS encoding acetaldehyde dehydrogenase (acetylating) yields the protein MQVRDRDLLSIQEARDLVAKAKGAQRVLASMGQEEIDRLVAAVFRAAVENAERLGRMAHEETGYGRPEHKKLKNLFAAKGVYDAVKAMRTVGIIREDPEGKLFEVAVPVGVVAGLIPSTNPTSTVIFKAMIALKGANSIVFSPHPSAKNCIMETVKVLSKAVEDAGGPEGVFGCMSLTTPQGTQELMRPENVSLILATGGSAMVRAAYSSGTPAIGVGPGNTPAFIDRTADVPRAVARITASKTFDYSTICASEQSVVVDKKVEDQVRREFLRQGGYFVPSDDAAKLARTIFQPSGLMNPRTVGRSPEFIAKEAGISIPAGTKLLLVEGQGVGREFPFSQEKLCPVLAFYSEDGWERCCELCIRLLDFEGAGHTLAIHSNDQEVIRQFGLKKPVSRVIVNAGSSLGAVGATTGLFPSMTLGCGAVGHNATSDNVGPMHLINVRRVAWGLKEIEELGADLGGCGTSGAVDQDFPLEELVDRIADRLLKRLGR from the coding sequence GTGCAGGTTAGGGACCGGGATCTCCTGTCGATCCAGGAGGCAAGGGATCTGGTGGCAAAGGCCAAGGGGGCCCAACGGGTTCTAGCCTCCATGGGACAGGAGGAGATCGACCGCCTTGTAGCGGCGGTCTTCAGAGCGGCGGTTGAAAACGCGGAGCGACTTGGGCGGATGGCCCATGAGGAGACCGGATACGGAAGGCCGGAGCACAAGAAGCTCAAAAACCTGTTCGCTGCCAAGGGCGTGTACGATGCCGTAAAGGCCATGAGGACCGTGGGGATCATCCGGGAGGACCCGGAGGGGAAGCTCTTCGAGGTTGCGGTGCCCGTGGGGGTGGTGGCGGGGCTGATACCGTCCACGAACCCCACTTCCACGGTGATATTCAAGGCCATGATAGCCCTGAAGGGGGCTAACAGCATTGTTTTCTCCCCTCATCCCAGCGCTAAGAACTGCATCATGGAGACCGTGAAGGTGCTCTCCAAGGCGGTGGAGGATGCGGGGGGGCCGGAGGGGGTCTTCGGTTGTATGTCCTTGACCACCCCTCAGGGTACCCAGGAGCTCATGCGTCCGGAGAACGTATCGCTCATCCTCGCCACCGGTGGGTCTGCGATGGTCCGGGCGGCTTACAGCTCCGGGACCCCCGCCATAGGGGTTGGACCGGGGAACACCCCGGCTTTCATAGATCGAACCGCGGACGTACCAAGGGCGGTGGCCCGGATAACCGCCAGCAAGACCTTTGACTACAGCACCATATGTGCATCGGAACAGTCGGTGGTGGTGGACAAGAAGGTGGAGGACCAGGTACGGCGGGAGTTCCTTCGTCAAGGGGGATACTTCGTCCCCTCGGACGACGCTGCGAAGTTGGCCAGGACCATATTCCAGCCCTCGGGGCTGATGAACCCCCGTACGGTGGGCAGGAGCCCTGAGTTCATAGCCAAGGAGGCGGGTATAAGCATACCCGCCGGGACGAAGCTGCTCCTGGTGGAGGGACAGGGGGTTGGGAGGGAGTTCCCGTTCTCCCAGGAGAAACTCTGTCCTGTGCTGGCCTTTTATTCCGAGGACGGCTGGGAGAGGTGCTGTGAGCTGTGCATAAGGCTCCTGGACTTTGAGGGGGCTGGACACACCCTGGCCATACACTCCAACGACCAGGAGGTCATACGCCAGTTCGGCCTTAAGAAGCCGGTCTCAAGGGTCATTGTGAACGCCGGTTCATCCCTTGGGGCTGTGGGGGCCACCACCGGTCTTTTCCCGTCCATGACGCTGGGATGCGGGGCCGTGGGACATAACGCCACGTCTGACAACGTGGGGCCCATGCACCTCATAAACGTAAGACGGGTAGCCTGGGGGCTCAAGGAGATAGAGGAGCTCGGGGCAGATTTAGGGGGCTGCGGCACCTCCGGCGCGGTGGACCAGGATTTCCCGCTGGAGGAGCTTGTGGACCGGATAGCGGACCGTCTGCTGAAGCGTCTAGGCCGCTGA
- the pduL gene encoding phosphate propanoyltransferase, which produces MDRPREGVGRLPAGLDLDALAERVVWALRGRISFEVEASGRHVHLSVPHVEALFGKGASLSPERPLSQPGQFLCSQRVTLVGPKGDMRNVAVLGPERDKTQVEVSMTDALTLGISPPVRDSGDIRGSAQLVIRGPNGEVRLDEGVIVAHRHIHMTPDDAILLGVRDGDRVRVRVPGDRPVIFEEVLVRVSPKYSLAMHIDYDEANACGYRKGVRGNIVP; this is translated from the coding sequence ATGGATCGCCCCAGGGAGGGGGTGGGTCGTCTGCCCGCCGGGCTTGACTTGGATGCCCTTGCGGAGCGGGTGGTATGGGCCCTCAGGGGACGGATATCCTTTGAGGTTGAGGCATCCGGAAGGCATGTTCACCTCAGCGTCCCTCATGTGGAGGCCCTCTTTGGGAAGGGGGCTTCTCTATCCCCGGAGCGTCCCCTCTCCCAGCCGGGTCAGTTTTTGTGCTCCCAGCGGGTGACCCTTGTGGGGCCCAAGGGAGATATGAGGAACGTGGCGGTTCTCGGGCCGGAGAGGGATAAGACCCAGGTGGAGGTGTCCATGACCGACGCCTTGACCCTTGGGATATCCCCTCCGGTCAGGGACTCCGGGGACATCCGGGGCAGTGCCCAACTGGTCATAAGGGGTCCTAATGGGGAGGTGCGGTTGGACGAGGGGGTCATAGTGGCCCATAGGCACATCCACATGACCCCCGATGACGCGATTCTTCTGGGGGTCAGGGACGGTGACCGGGTGAGGGTGAGGGTGCCTGGGGATAGGCCGGTGATATTTGAAGAGGTGCTGGTTAGGGTTTCCCCTAAGTACAGCCTTGCCATGCACATAGACTACGACGAGGCCAACGCCTGCGGCTATAGAAAGGGCGTGAGGGGGAACATAGTGCCATGA